From a region of the Apibacter sp. B3706 genome:
- a CDS encoding rod shape-determining protein has protein sequence MGLFDFLTQEIAIDLGTANTLIIHNNKVVVDSPSIVAIDRRTMKPIAVGEIAKQMQGKTHDDIKTIRPLKDGVIADFGASEHMIREFIKQIPGIKGKIFNPSLRMVICIPSGITEVEKRAVKDSAAKVNAKDVKLIYEPMAAAIGVGIDVTQPKGNMIIDIGGGTTEIAVIALGGIVCDNSIKIAGDVFNNDILYYLRTHHNLFIGEKTAEHIKMEVGSGLEELDNPPEDLPVQGRDLITGKPKEIMVNYKEMARALDKSILRIEDAIMETLSRTPPELSADIYNTGIYLAGGGALLRGLDQRIGRKTGLPVFIADDPLRAVVRGTGIALKNIEKFENFLIK, from the coding sequence ATGGGATTATTTGATTTTCTTACACAAGAAATAGCAATTGATTTGGGTACAGCAAATACCCTAATCATTCATAATAATAAAGTAGTAGTAGACAGCCCTTCTATAGTAGCAATAGATAGAAGAACCATGAAGCCTATTGCAGTCGGAGAGATAGCTAAGCAAATGCAGGGGAAAACGCATGATGATATAAAAACTATTAGACCTTTAAAAGATGGTGTAATAGCTGATTTTGGCGCGTCCGAGCATATGATCAGGGAATTTATAAAACAAATTCCGGGAATAAAAGGAAAAATTTTTAATCCTTCATTGAGGATGGTCATTTGTATACCTTCAGGTATTACAGAGGTTGAAAAAAGAGCAGTAAAAGATTCTGCAGCTAAAGTAAATGCTAAGGATGTAAAATTAATTTATGAGCCTATGGCTGCAGCTATCGGAGTTGGAATTGATGTAACACAGCCTAAAGGTAATATGATTATAGACATAGGGGGAGGAACTACTGAAATAGCAGTTATAGCTTTGGGAGGAATTGTTTGTGATAACTCTATTAAAATTGCAGGAGACGTATTTAATAATGATATCTTATATTATTTAAGAACTCATCATAATTTGTTTATCGGAGAAAAAACAGCAGAACACATTAAAATGGAGGTAGGTTCAGGACTTGAAGAACTGGATAATCCCCCTGAAGATCTACCAGTTCAAGGTAGAGATTTAATTACCGGTAAACCTAAAGAAATTATGGTTAATTATAAAGAAATGGCCAGAGCTCTAGATAAATCAATTTTAAGAATCGAAGATGCTATCATGGAAACTTTATCAAGAACACCTCCGGAATTATCTGCAGATATCTATAATACCGGTATATATTTAGCAGGAGGAGGGGCTTTACTTAGAGGTCTCGATCAAAGAATAGGAAGGAAAACAGGGTTACCTGTTTTCATAGCTGACGATCCATTGAGAGCAGTTGTGAGAGGTACTGGAATTGCACTAAAAAATATTGAAAAATTTGAGAATTTTTTAATCAAATAA
- the mreC gene encoding rod shape-determining protein MreC, translated as MSVLINFLSKNSRFLLFLFLQILALFFTFNRNVYHNSILEEKIISFTGYVDSKISYLTYYINLKKENERLIEENKEYRNKFLGKTGKIKPEFFAMLDSTKYKQKYYYTTADIISNSITRSNNYLIIDRGIDQGVSPEMGVVTSTGVVGMIINCTKNYSKVISILNRNTRINARLKSSKYYGTLLWQGEDPRIMHLSDIPKYVGVKIGDTIETDGKSKIYPEGILIGRVSSKSIDEETGNWNISVELFQDMGNIQKVYVVDKLDREEIKSLKDSIN; from the coding sequence ATGTCTGTATTGATAAATTTTCTATCAAAAAATAGTAGATTCCTGCTATTTCTATTTTTGCAGATATTAGCTCTTTTTTTTACGTTTAACAGAAATGTTTATCATAATTCGATACTAGAAGAAAAAATAATTTCATTCACCGGTTATGTAGATTCTAAAATATCTTATTTAACGTACTATATAAATCTCAAAAAGGAAAATGAACGTCTAATAGAAGAGAATAAAGAATATAGAAATAAATTTCTAGGGAAAACCGGAAAAATTAAGCCTGAGTTTTTTGCTATGTTAGATTCTACAAAATATAAGCAAAAATATTATTATACCACTGCTGATATAATATCAAACTCAATTACAAGGTCAAATAATTATTTAATTATAGATCGAGGGATAGATCAAGGTGTTAGTCCGGAAATGGGCGTTGTTACCTCAACCGGCGTTGTAGGAATGATTATTAATTGTACGAAAAATTATTCCAAAGTTATTTCCATTCTTAATAGGAATACCAGGATAAATGCCAGATTAAAATCAAGTAAATATTACGGTACATTATTATGGCAGGGAGAAGATCCCAGAATCATGCATTTATCAGATATACCTAAATATGTAGGTGTAAAGATAGGAGATACTATTGAAACGGATGGAAAATCTAAAATATATCCTGAAGGTATATTAATTGGAAGAGTGAGCAGTAAATCCATAGATGAGGAGACCGGTAATTGGAATATTTCAGTTGAATTATTTCAAGATATGGGAAATATACAAAAAGTATATGTAGTGGATAAACTGGATAGAGAAGAAATTAAAAGTTTGAAAGATTCTATAAATTAA
- a CDS encoding penicillin-binding transpeptidase domain-containing protein, producing MKKFQIIIGVLIFLALLFIARISYLQLFTEKYKLNAANTSIKAEYQIPLRGYIMDRNGKILVGNTPSYELTFTQSQMEKNFDTLGFCKLVNISKADFIKKIKSIKSNKKIYNNLVPMTFMKGLTSEDLARIQEKLFKYNAFSIVRTPERNYLVHSAGNILGYINEVNEKYIKSDSSYYMPGNLAGMTGVEKSYEKYLRGIKGIKYIQKDRRLRSIGSYKDGEYDQQMHSGKDITLSIDYDLQNLAEKLLVNKRGGIVALDPNNGEILVMASAPVIDPSVFVGRDKNKHIYSLQMDSMNKPMFDRAAQAAYPPGSTFKLINGLAALQMGVIDEKTTFICKHGFHYGNRKIGCHCGYFYTPIAMDKAIQKSCNNFFAEAYVRILNKYPGNIEKSIDEWSDIVKSFAVGEFMHNDLAVGSRGNIPDANYYNRRYGKDKWNIYTIISNSIGQGEVLATPLQIANYTAVIANRGFFYTPHIVKAIDGKPITDPQFTVPKQVKVEKKYFDIVNKGMSMVVLSGTGHRIFTNTFSQEGKTGTSQNPHGKDHSIFVLIAPVDKPKIAIAVVVENGGSGATYAGPMASLLAEKYLTGTIERKSMEESIIKSDFSNEYLRQWNDYLKRTGKYVPNNLPQALKDSINKINSNKKLSLKEKQRLIQNIINQGEAAKKLDNFIGD from the coding sequence GTGAAAAAATTTCAGATTATAATAGGGGTGTTGATTTTCTTAGCGTTACTGTTTATCGCGCGTATATCCTACCTACAATTATTTACAGAAAAATATAAGCTTAACGCAGCAAATACTTCAATAAAAGCAGAATATCAAATTCCATTACGGGGATATATAATGGACAGAAATGGTAAAATATTAGTAGGAAATACTCCTTCCTATGAGTTGACTTTTACCCAATCACAGATGGAAAAAAATTTTGATACCTTAGGTTTTTGCAAATTAGTTAATATTTCGAAAGCTGATTTCATAAAAAAAATCAAAAGTATTAAATCTAATAAGAAAATTTATAATAACCTGGTTCCTATGACCTTTATGAAAGGTCTGACAAGTGAAGATTTAGCCAGAATACAAGAAAAACTTTTTAAATATAATGCATTTTCAATTGTTAGAACTCCTGAAAGAAATTACTTGGTCCATTCTGCAGGAAACATATTGGGTTATATTAATGAAGTTAATGAAAAATATATAAAATCAGATTCATCTTATTACATGCCCGGTAATTTAGCTGGTATGACAGGAGTAGAAAAATCGTATGAAAAATATTTACGAGGAATAAAAGGAATTAAGTATATACAAAAAGACAGAAGATTAAGAAGTATAGGCTCATATAAGGATGGAGAGTATGACCAGCAAATGCATAGTGGTAAAGATATAACACTCTCAATTGACTATGATTTACAAAATCTGGCAGAAAAATTGTTAGTTAATAAAAGAGGCGGTATAGTAGCTTTAGATCCCAATAATGGAGAAATATTGGTTATGGCCTCAGCTCCCGTTATTGATCCTTCAGTATTTGTAGGAAGAGATAAGAATAAACATATATATTCTCTTCAAATGGATTCAATGAATAAGCCAATGTTTGATCGAGCAGCTCAAGCAGCATATCCTCCAGGATCTACTTTTAAATTGATAAATGGTTTAGCTGCTTTACAAATGGGAGTAATAGATGAAAAAACAACCTTTATATGTAAGCATGGTTTTCATTATGGAAACAGGAAGATAGGTTGCCACTGTGGATATTTTTACACTCCTATTGCTATGGATAAAGCTATTCAAAAATCATGTAATAATTTCTTTGCAGAGGCTTACGTAAGAATACTTAACAAGTATCCGGGTAACATTGAAAAAAGTATTGATGAATGGAGTGATATAGTTAAAAGTTTTGCCGTCGGTGAATTTATGCATAATGATTTAGCAGTGGGAAGTAGAGGAAACATTCCGGATGCTAATTATTATAATAGACGTTACGGAAAGGATAAATGGAATATCTATACTATAATTTCGAATTCAATAGGGCAAGGTGAAGTTTTGGCAACTCCATTACAAATCGCAAATTATACGGCTGTTATTGCCAACAGAGGATTTTTTTACACCCCTCATATTGTAAAAGCTATTGATGGAAAACCGATAACAGATCCTCAATTTACTGTACCCAAACAAGTAAAAGTCGAGAAAAAATATTTTGATATTGTTAATAAGGGAATGAGTATGGTAGTTTTATCGGGTACAGGTCATAGGATTTTTACCAATACATTTAGTCAGGAAGGAAAAACAGGTACCTCGCAAAATCCTCATGGAAAAGATCATTCCATATTTGTCTTAATAGCTCCCGTAGATAAACCAAAAATAGCAATTGCTGTAGTCGTTGAAAATGGAGGTTCTGGAGCAACTTATGCCGGACCCATGGCCTCTCTACTTGCAGAAAAATATCTTACCGGAACCATTGAAAGAAAATCAATGGAGGAAAGCATCATAAAATCTGATTTCAGTAATGAATATTTGAGACAATGGAACGATTATTTAAAAAGAACAGGAAAATATGTTCCAAATAATTTACCTCAAGCTTTAAAAGATAGTATAAATAAGATTAATTCGAATAAAAAACTATCCTTAAAAGAAAAGCAACGATTAATACAAAATATAATTAATCAGGGAGAAGCAGCAAAAAAATTAGATAATTTTATTGGTGATTAA
- a CDS encoding M50 family metallopeptidase, with amino-acid sequence MNKIFRGVDGLMLFLYLLIALFGIANIYSVDSSSGTKQFIWLLISLTVGTSTFLVRPKFFENFAGLFYLFGLCLLTGVLLFGSYVNGAKAWYRIGGFSLQPVELAKISTALMLANYVDSPNFNIKNNQSLGIAFLIIFIPIVLILLQPDVGSILVFTAYFIALYREGMTGWLFIIGFYFAILFLTSIWVPSWIVILILTLLLFLLLFLLRKKIKWNQHFNILFIIVFVLISSVISISSPFIFEHLPKHQKERILVLYEGEKKYRDTAGYNLLYSKTAIGSGGFWGKGYKQGSVTAGKFVPEQQTDYIFCTVGEEWGFVGCTLLIGLYTCLIARIYYLAETQKSAFSRVMGYSLASILFMHFLINIGMVIGLFPTVGIPLPFFSYGGSSLLGFSLFIFIFLRLNYSDKNSLI; translated from the coding sequence ATGAATAAAATTTTTAGGGGAGTAGATGGTTTAATGTTATTTTTATATTTGCTTATAGCCTTATTTGGTATCGCAAATATATACAGCGTTGATAGTTCCAGTGGTACTAAACAATTCATCTGGCTGTTAATATCTTTAACAGTAGGAACTTCAACCTTTCTTGTTCGTCCTAAATTTTTTGAGAATTTTGCGGGCTTATTTTACTTATTTGGCTTATGTTTACTTACCGGTGTTTTACTGTTTGGAAGCTATGTTAATGGAGCTAAAGCCTGGTATCGAATTGGAGGTTTCAGTTTACAACCGGTAGAATTAGCTAAAATTTCCACAGCATTAATGTTAGCTAATTACGTAGATTCTCCTAATTTTAATATTAAAAATAATCAATCATTAGGAATAGCATTTCTAATTATATTTATTCCCATAGTATTAATTTTGCTGCAACCCGATGTAGGATCCATTTTAGTGTTTACTGCTTATTTTATCGCTTTATATAGAGAAGGAATGACAGGATGGTTGTTCATCATTGGTTTTTATTTTGCGATTTTATTTCTGACTTCCATTTGGGTTCCATCATGGATCGTTATTTTAATATTAACACTTTTACTATTTCTATTATTATTCTTGCTTAGAAAGAAAATTAAATGGAATCAACACTTTAATATTTTATTTATCATAGTATTTGTACTAATATCAAGTGTTATAAGCATATCCTCACCGTTTATATTCGAGCATTTACCAAAGCATCAAAAAGAAAGAATATTAGTACTATACGAAGGAGAAAAAAAATACAGAGATACCGCAGGATATAATTTGCTTTATTCTAAAACAGCCATAGGATCGGGAGGTTTCTGGGGTAAAGGATATAAACAAGGTAGTGTTACAGCAGGTAAATTTGTACCGGAGCAACAGACTGACTATATATTTTGTACAGTGGGCGAAGAATGGGGATTTGTAGGATGTACCCTATTGATCGGGCTTTATACTTGTTTAATAGCAAGAATATATTATTTGGCAGAAACACAGAAAAGCGCATTCTCCAGAGTTATGGGATATTCATTAGCTTCCATATTATTTATGCATTTTTTAATTAATATAGGAATGGTCATAGGATTGTTTCCAACCGTAGGAATCCCATTACCTTTCTTTAGTTATGGTGGTAGTTCACTATTAGGATTTTCTTTATTTATTTTTATATTTTTGCGCTTGAATTATTCTGACAAAAATAGCCTTATCTAA
- the recG gene encoding ATP-dependent DNA helicase RecG, which produces MSALYLQSSIEYVKGIGTEKANLLKKQLNIHSCEDLLNYFPFKYVDKSKIYKVNQLGSSSAEIQLRGKIISLKETTFNKKSRLTGIFEDSTGKLELIWFNVTNWLVKSIPLHEEVLLFGKVNSFNGKLTLAHPEIEKMNDAKLAPIVLEPIYSNSEKLQKRGINQRFFKKSIREILVAIDDQIEENLSQEILVNYKLISRKKAYQQIHFPNSYVELQQAEYRLKFEEMFFFQLGFGLQKIYRQRINLGNPFSNVGHHFNEFYNFHLPFQLTNAQKKVIKEIRKDLSRNIQMNRLLQGDVGSGKTMVALLSMLLAIDNGFQACMIVPTEILAAQHYKSICKLVDEMNISVHLLTGSTSTSERKLIHQELLSGKINILVGTHALLEEKVQFKNLGLAIIDEQHRFGVEQRSRLWGKNAIPPHILVMTATPIPRTLAMSYYSDLDVSIIDELPSGRKEIKTYHRTDSNRLSVFGFLKNEIKKGRQVYIVYPLIEESETLDYKDLMDGYESIVRDFPMPDYQISIVHGKMKAADKEYEMQRFVNNQTQIMIATTVIEVGVNVPNASVMVIESAEKFGLSQLHQLRGRVGRGAEQSYCILMTKSELSNDAQKRIKTMCETNNGFRISEVDLELRGPGNILGTQQSGTIDFKKTDLIHDKVIVSLSKSCVDHLLQDDPDLTKEKNQAIRKFFLKYHKNKIKWSKIS; this is translated from the coding sequence ATGAGTGCATTATATCTTCAATCTTCTATTGAATATGTTAAAGGTATAGGAACTGAAAAAGCGAACTTATTAAAAAAACAGCTTAATATACACTCATGCGAGGATTTACTTAATTATTTTCCTTTTAAATATGTGGATAAAAGTAAAATTTATAAAGTAAATCAATTAGGCTCTTCTTCTGCTGAAATTCAATTAAGAGGTAAAATAATATCTTTAAAAGAAACTACTTTTAACAAGAAAAGTAGATTAACAGGTATATTTGAAGATAGTACCGGAAAATTAGAACTTATTTGGTTCAATGTAACGAATTGGTTAGTAAAAAGCATTCCTTTACATGAAGAAGTTTTATTATTTGGTAAAGTAAATTCTTTTAATGGAAAATTAACCCTTGCGCATCCGGAAATCGAAAAAATGAATGATGCAAAATTAGCTCCTATAGTTTTAGAACCAATTTATTCAAACTCGGAAAAATTACAAAAAAGAGGGATCAATCAACGTTTTTTTAAAAAATCAATTAGGGAAATTTTAGTCGCTATTGATGATCAAATAGAGGAAAACTTATCGCAAGAAATTTTAGTAAATTATAAGTTAATTTCTCGTAAAAAAGCTTATCAACAAATTCATTTTCCAAATTCTTACGTTGAATTACAACAGGCCGAATACAGGTTGAAATTTGAAGAAATGTTTTTTTTTCAACTTGGTTTTGGATTACAAAAAATTTATAGACAACGTATAAATTTAGGAAATCCTTTTTCTAATGTCGGACATCATTTTAATGAATTTTATAATTTTCATCTTCCGTTTCAATTAACAAATGCCCAAAAAAAAGTAATTAAAGAAATTCGTAAAGACCTTAGCCGAAATATTCAAATGAATAGGTTATTGCAAGGTGATGTAGGAAGTGGAAAGACGATGGTCGCTCTCTTATCCATGCTTTTAGCTATTGATAATGGATTTCAAGCTTGTATGATTGTTCCCACTGAAATTTTAGCCGCTCAACATTATAAAAGCATTTGTAAATTGGTTGATGAAATGAATATTTCTGTCCATCTACTAACGGGATCAACTTCGACTTCGGAAAGAAAACTAATTCATCAAGAATTACTGTCGGGAAAAATAAATATATTGGTAGGTACACATGCTTTACTTGAAGAAAAGGTACAATTTAAAAATTTAGGTTTAGCTATAATTGATGAACAACATCGATTTGGGGTTGAACAACGCTCTCGATTATGGGGGAAAAATGCGATACCTCCGCATATATTAGTGATGACAGCTACTCCTATACCGAGAACACTGGCCATGAGTTATTATAGTGATCTGGATGTATCTATAATTGATGAATTACCAAGTGGAAGGAAAGAAATTAAAACCTATCATAGAACAGATTCAAACAGGCTATCAGTTTTTGGCTTTTTGAAAAATGAAATTAAAAAAGGCAGACAAGTTTATATTGTATATCCCCTTATAGAAGAAAGTGAAACTCTAGATTATAAGGATCTTATGGATGGATATGAAAGTATAGTCAGAGATTTTCCAATGCCTGATTATCAAATAAGCATCGTACACGGGAAAATGAAAGCAGCGGATAAAGAATATGAAATGCAACGATTTGTCAATAATCAGACGCAAATTATGATTGCCACTACTGTTATTGAGGTGGGAGTAAATGTTCCGAATGCAAGTGTTATGGTTATTGAAAGTGCAGAGAAATTCGGATTATCTCAATTGCATCAATTAAGAGGAAGAGTGGGTAGAGGTGCTGAACAATCCTATTGTATTTTGATGACCAAATCAGAGCTATCGAATGATGCACAGAAAAGGATTAAAACAATGTGTGAAACAAACAACGGATTTAGAATATCTGAAGTGGATTTGGAATTAAGAGGACCCGGTAATATTTTAGGAACTCAGCAAAGCGGTACCATTGATTTTAAAAAAACAGATTTGATTCATGATAAGGTAATAGTATCATTATCTAAATCATGTGTTGATCATTTATTACAAGATGATCCTGATCTTACAAAGGAAAAAAATCAAGCTATAAGAAAATTCTTCTTAAAATATCATAAGAATAAAATCAAATGGTCAAAAATTAGTTAA
- a CDS encoding TlpA family protein disulfide reductase encodes MKKISITFLLVLISLIAQAQFTFKGTIANYSNKRILVKIDRAFDDILIGNITTNSNGSFSIPVKDNYSGIIEISLLDAKKNYIFISDNTDIDFSASITTNDEFIINIPGNQINERYQNYLNYDIKKNSILPQLQNINFYYNSKDDFYLPLNNEIQRISEMNEPDISEFPFLSYYLKTSDLIKNTEIGNGDAISNKNLILDHFKNAGQEFETSGVGKSLLYNYFKLSAIGATSQKDWENKIDKAIEVLLDEVGEETSRGQEILSATINFLNGYGLVNLTDKYMKRAESLTCEISAELKKTIQDNNSIKEGKIIPNIKFTQKLNDKYTYLYDIKTKYKLIMVWASWCSHCQQEMPYVKQFYENFKKSGGEIIALSVDYNKEDWQNAIKETSWLNDSDLIYWDSKFVKELNITGTPTLILVDQKNKILKITSKISDINNLIK; translated from the coding sequence ATGAAAAAAATTTCAATTACATTCTTATTAGTTCTAATAAGCTTAATAGCTCAAGCTCAATTTACATTTAAAGGTACTATTGCCAATTATTCTAATAAAAGAATATTAGTAAAAATAGATAGAGCATTTGATGATATTTTAATAGGAAACATAACTACAAATTCAAATGGATCTTTTTCAATTCCTGTTAAAGATAACTATTCCGGTATAATTGAAATTTCATTACTGGATGCCAAGAAGAATTACATATTCATCTCTGATAATACCGATATAGATTTTAGCGCATCAATTACTACAAATGATGAATTTATTATAAATATACCGGGTAATCAAATTAATGAACGTTATCAAAATTATTTAAACTATGACATTAAAAAAAATTCTATTCTTCCTCAATTACAAAATATAAATTTTTATTATAATTCTAAAGATGATTTTTATTTACCCTTAAATAATGAAATTCAAAGAATATCTGAAATGAATGAACCTGATATTTCAGAATTTCCATTTTTATCCTATTATTTAAAAACTTCAGATCTAATTAAAAATACTGAAATAGGAAACGGCGATGCTATTTCTAATAAAAATTTAATTTTAGATCATTTTAAAAATGCCGGACAAGAATTTGAAACTTCCGGTGTTGGTAAATCTCTTTTATATAATTATTTTAAACTGTCTGCAATAGGAGCCACTTCTCAAAAAGATTGGGAAAATAAAATTGATAAAGCTATAGAAGTTTTGTTGGATGAAGTTGGTGAAGAAACAAGCAGGGGACAAGAGATATTATCCGCAACTATCAATTTTCTAAATGGATATGGTTTAGTAAATCTTACTGATAAATATATGAAAAGAGCTGAATCACTAACATGCGAAATAAGTGCGGAACTTAAAAAAACAATTCAAGACAATAATTCTATAAAGGAAGGAAAAATAATTCCAAACATAAAATTTACGCAAAAATTAAACGATAAGTATACGTATTTATATGACATTAAAACTAAATATAAACTAATTATGGTATGGGCCTCGTGGTGTAGTCATTGCCAACAAGAAATGCCATATGTTAAACAGTTTTACGAAAATTTTAAAAAATCGGGTGGTGAAATTATAGCCCTTTCTGTTGATTATAACAAAGAGGATTGGCAAAATGCTATTAAAGAAACTTCATGGTTAAACGATTCAGATTTAATATACTGGGATAGTAAATTTGTAAAAGAACTAAATATAACCGGTACCCCTACTCTAATTTTAGTAGATCAAAAAAATAAAATTTTAAAAATTACTTCTAAAATATCTGATATCAATAATTTAATTAAATAA
- a CDS encoding T9SS type A sorting domain-containing protein: MKFIPLLFVLGCIASNSQITTTNGAKFFVSPGTTLFSTGDITIDNSSDVFTNKGNVKISEGTLKNNGDPNKFVITYDDEKNYGQLIIVNNKSTVGGVTIQKHLYDYGSGEVLFGIPFIKYTYDNFSGDLTNNQLKPELVCGLFYINNNCKNSSRWNRHPLFTWREDRFRYDPFQKDENFVPGKYYSFRKELYNTGSNFDGVISFQGTPYVAGTKPTDGGTASAADLSVPISSRVATGYNIGNNAKNPYGLYYWTYLDDPFASTIKFTKTTTDEVLNSNRYWDRMLRMVNPYTSNIDITILLKDQIPNIIGGASDGPITNKIVDGTTRYEGKTQMFTFDSNGQIIGDDIRIIPPMTNFFIKAKSDYVKVDLYKDSKPQTFEQSKYEFNKGKVWGTRSKSNSQDLYQLNLELVSGKTFYGNTYLAAGPNLITGELNEFEAKIKSNTENDNDVSTNIYTIPESINGGKYPGYEDTELYINVINSDNSSKVAVPVGVTVNTLDKGKEFTFKSELKYNMNPIKEEGKNNFDNPNAKFYFHDKQLKVIKEIDSNFTYSVTLNESTNDRFEIFWKEPGTLGNEDITTLNSLTTIYKTGNEYKIHFDQNWKKAEVTIFNVLGQLISTETNIDTQNDYLLPIHTTSSSLYVIVVTNKITGEKVTKKIVK, from the coding sequence ATGAAATTTATACCCTTGCTTTTTGTACTGGGTTGTATTGCAAGCAATTCACAAATAACCACCACTAACGGTGCTAAGTTCTTTGTGAGTCCAGGTACGACTTTATTTAGTACTGGAGATATAACCATAGACAATAGTTCTGATGTATTTACTAATAAAGGTAATGTTAAAATATCAGAAGGTACTCTAAAAAATAATGGAGATCCAAATAAGTTTGTTATAACTTATGACGATGAAAAAAACTATGGTCAATTAATAATCGTAAACAATAAAAGTACTGTTGGAGGTGTTACTATTCAAAAACATCTATATGATTATGGTTCCGGTGAGGTTCTTTTCGGTATACCTTTTATCAAATATACCTATGATAATTTCTCAGGTGATTTAACTAATAATCAACTAAAACCAGAGCTTGTTTGTGGGCTATTTTATATTAATAATAATTGTAAAAATAGCTCTAGATGGAATCGTCACCCTTTATTTACATGGAGAGAAGATCGATTTAGATACGATCCATTTCAAAAAGATGAAAATTTTGTTCCCGGAAAATATTATTCTTTTAGAAAAGAATTGTATAATACCGGATCAAATTTTGATGGTGTAATTTCATTTCAAGGAACTCCTTATGTTGCGGGCACTAAACCTACTGACGGAGGTACAGCTTCTGCAGCAGACTTATCTGTACCTATAAGTAGTAGAGTTGCTACAGGCTATAATATTGGAAATAATGCTAAAAATCCTTATGGATTATATTACTGGACTTATTTGGATGACCCGTTTGCTTCTACTATTAAATTTACTAAAACTACTACTGATGAAGTGTTAAATTCAAACCGATACTGGGATAGGATGTTGCGTATGGTAAATCCTTATACTTCCAATATTGACATAACTATATTACTTAAAGATCAAATTCCAAACATAATAGGAGGCGCAAGTGATGGACCAATCACTAATAAAATTGTGGATGGAACTACCCGATATGAAGGAAAAACACAAATGTTTACATTTGATAGTAATGGACAAATAATTGGTGATGATATAAGAATTATCCCTCCAATGACTAATTTTTTCATCAAAGCGAAAAGTGACTACGTAAAAGTTGATTTATATAAAGATAGTAAACCTCAAACATTTGAACAATCCAAATATGAATTCAATAAGGGAAAAGTATGGGGTACACGATCAAAATCTAATTCACAAGATCTATATCAATTAAATCTTGAATTAGTTTCCGGTAAAACTTTCTATGGTAACACATATCTTGCAGCCGGTCCAAATTTGATCACCGGAGAATTAAATGAATTTGAAGCTAAAATCAAATCCAATACAGAAAATGATAATGATGTGTCTACCAATATCTATACCATACCGGAATCTATAAATGGTGGAAAATACCCCGGCTATGAAGATACTGAATTATATATTAATGTAATTAACTCGGATAATTCTTCTAAAGTTGCTGTTCCAGTAGGTGTAACTGTTAATACTCTGGATAAAGGAAAAGAATTTACCTTTAAATCAGAACTTAAGTATAACATGAACCCTATAAAAGAAGAAGGAAAAAATAACTTTGATAATCCTAATGCAAAATTTTATTTTCATGATAAACAATTAAAAGTTATTAAAGAAATTGATTCTAATTTTACCTATTCTGTAACTCTTAATGAATCAACTAACGACAGATTTGAAATTTTCTGGAAAGAGCCTGGAACTTTAGGAAATGAAGACATTACTACTTTAAATAGTTTAACAACTATTTATAAGACCGGAAATGAATATAAAATTCACTTTGATCAAAATTGGAAAAAAGCAGAAGTAACTATATTTAACGTTTTAGGTCAGTTAATTTCCACAGAAACAAATATCGATACCCAAAATGATTATTTGCTACCTATTCATACTACATCGTCATCTTTGTACGTTATAGTAGTGACTAATAAAATTACTGGTGAGAAAGTAACTAAAAAAATAGTTAAATAA